One Ignavibacteria bacterium genomic window carries:
- a CDS encoding capsule assembly Wzi family protein has translation MRKIIPLLFIFIFISKLNAQVELTNAGDKVYDFLQRMQAAEIIPDYNSSNLPLSRGQVADFLKVIDSKKSQLSTNDKKILDFYLIEYNYDINHNLKKNASLTSDFHAEDMFSNDKYNHIYTYADSNASLFFDITGGTSFRKSNGDSLGDNSITFMGVGFQTRGTLFNSVGYFLKAVNYAKLSGDSAGKIFASLTDPVIYADWKFNERNENYYTPFEGYLRYQTPTNWLALTVGRTNLRQGFGYIDKLFLSNNTVAFDFFKLDLAYKAVQYSFTYGSLRGDSAGIPDHQLDAKNISTHRLNINFSNRFKLGFFESVIIPNSPFNFTFFNPISFLTAAELNKASQGRSNNVNNSLLGLDFEVIPVKNISFQASLLVDDFKWSSLFKSDDITNKFGYQAGLMWNDAFTLNGLVLKTEYTRLNPFVYTHEQNESQYTHWNLPLGHLLEPNSDEIAVRLDYYYDGKTNANITYRHQRHADGLIDSAGNVVMNYGGNINNGFYIASNQVQFLNGDRINKDLIEFNFNYRPWLQWELRFKYVYALTNKLFSNQKLIDRYFFVTVDLSI, from the coding sequence ATGCGAAAAATAATACCACTTCTATTTATCTTCATATTTATCAGCAAATTAAATGCCCAAGTCGAACTCACAAATGCAGGTGACAAGGTTTATGATTTCCTGCAGAGAATGCAGGCTGCAGAAATAATCCCTGATTATAATTCATCAAATCTTCCGCTTTCGCGCGGTCAGGTCGCGGATTTTCTGAAAGTCATTGACTCAAAGAAATCACAGCTTTCCACTAACGATAAAAAGATTCTGGATTTTTATCTGATTGAATATAATTATGACATTAACCACAATCTGAAAAAAAATGCTTCGCTCACGAGCGACTTTCACGCTGAGGATATGTTCAGCAATGATAAATATAATCATATTTATACTTATGCTGATTCAAATGCGAGTTTGTTTTTTGACATAACGGGCGGTACTTCGTTCAGAAAATCAAACGGAGATTCGCTCGGAGATAATTCCATTACATTTATGGGGGTTGGTTTCCAAACCCGAGGAACATTATTTAACAGTGTCGGATATTTTTTAAAAGCTGTCAACTACGCAAAGCTTAGTGGTGATTCAGCAGGAAAAATTTTTGCATCACTAACCGATCCTGTTATTTATGCTGACTGGAAATTTAACGAACGTAACGAAAACTATTATACGCCGTTTGAAGGGTATTTAAGATATCAAACTCCGACAAACTGGTTAGCATTGACAGTCGGTAGAACAAATCTTCGTCAGGGTTTCGGTTACATAGATAAATTATTTTTATCGAATAATACTGTTGCTTTTGATTTTTTTAAACTTGATTTGGCATATAAAGCGGTTCAGTATTCTTTTACATACGGGTCGCTTCGAGGTGATTCAGCGGGCATTCCCGACCATCAGCTTGATGCAAAAAATATTTCAACGCATAGATTAAACATAAATTTTTCAAACAGGTTTAAGCTCGGATTTTTTGAGAGTGTCATAATTCCAAACTCTCCTTTCAACTTTACATTCTTTAACCCAATCAGTTTCTTAACTGCAGCTGAGTTAAACAAGGCTTCTCAAGGACGTTCTAATAATGTTAACAATAGTCTGCTCGGATTGGATTTTGAAGTTATTCCCGTGAAAAATATTTCATTTCAGGCATCATTGCTTGTTGATGATTTTAAATGGAGCTCATTGTTCAAATCGGATGACATAACAAATAAATTCGGTTATCAGGCAGGACTTATGTGGAATGACGCTTTTACTTTGAATGGTTTGGTTTTAAAAACAGAATATACAAGATTGAATCCATTTGTTTATACCCATGAACAAAATGAGTCGCAATATACACACTGGAATTTGCCGCTCGGGCATTTGCTTGAGCCAAACTCAGATGAAATTGCTGTAAGATTAGATTATTATTACGACGGCAAAACAAATGCGAATATAACTTACAGACACCAAAGACATGCTGATGGATTAATTGATTCTGCAGGAAATGTTGTCATGAATTACGGCGGCAACATTAACAACGGATTTTATATTGCTTCGAATCAGGTGCAGTTTTTAAACGGCGACCGAATTAATAAAGATTTAATTGAATTTAATTTTAATTACCGTCCGTGGCTGCAATGGGAGTTGAGATTTAAATATGTTTATGCTCTGACAAATAAGCTTTTTTCAAATCAAAAGCTTATAGATAGGTATTTCTTTGTAACGGTGGACTTGTCAATTTAA